Proteins from one Primulina huaijiensis isolate GDHJ02 chromosome 18, ASM1229523v2, whole genome shotgun sequence genomic window:
- the LOC140964278 gene encoding uncharacterized protein isoform X1 — protein MQVLSRWRFFVILGAPIVQSIRSTSMPNPSTIYWASFHSTDVCFEKWKHNFKADVGSNKQPSKNCIRYAVRQKRADTKKALKNLLFNGGCSITKPEKYFSTIEADYRDQLNKKSRIKPARQAQRAYHKKMKRKHRRENSCEDFDEYPERIFEATNGKRCFEWTFKPWEMGFDWRESSDWSKSTYQEHGAKSRIESDYESFIVGTYADRRILGLPTAGPLKIEDVKCAFRQSALKWHPDKHQGPSQTDAEENFKNCANAYKSLCNALATA, from the exons ATGCAAGTTTTGTCAAGATGGAGATTTTTTGTGATACTCGGGGCCCCGATTGTCCAATCCATAAGGTCAACATCAATGCCAAATCCTTCGACTATTTATTGGGCTTCGTTCCATTCTACGGATGTTTGTTTTGAGAAATGGAAACACAATTTTAAAGCT GATGTAGGAAGCAACAAACAACCATCTAAG AATTGTATAAGGTATGCAGTACGGCAGAAGCGTGCTGACACAAAGAAAGCTCTTAAAAATCTACTCTTCAATGGGGGCTGCTCGATAACAAAGCCTGAG AAATATTTTTCGACGATTGAAGCAGACTACAGGGACCAGTTAAAcaaaaaatctcgaataaagccTGCTCGTCAAGCTCAGAGAGCTTACCACAAGAAAATGAAAC GAAAGCATCGGAGAGAGAATTCTTGTGAAGATTTTGATGAATACCCTGAGAGAATATTTGAAGCTACCAATGGGAAAAGATGCTTTGAGTGGACCTTCAAACCCTGGGAGATGGGATTTGATTGGAGAGAAAGTTCGGACTGGAGTAAGAGCACATACCAAGAACATGGTGCCAAGAGTAGGATAGAATCTGATTACGAGTCTTTCATTGTCGGAACTTATGCTGATAGGAGAATTCTTGGCTTACCAACTGCTGGCCCGTTGAAAATTGAGGATGTCAAGTGTGC TTTTCGCCAGTCAGCTTTGAAGTGGCATCCTGACAAGCATCAAGGCCCTTCACAG
- the LOC140964278 gene encoding uncharacterized protein isoform X2: protein MQVLSRWRFFVILGAPIVQSIRSTSMPNPSTIYWASFHSTDVCFEKWKHNFKADVGSNKQPSKNCIRYAVRQKRADTKKALKNLLFNGGCSITKPEKYFSTIEADYRDQLNKKSRIKPARQAQRAYHKKMKRKHRRENSCEDFDEYPERIFEATNGKRCFEWTFKPWEMGFDWRESSDWSKSTYQEHGAKSRIESDYESFIVGTYADRRILGLPTAGPLKIEDVKFFASQL, encoded by the exons ATGCAAGTTTTGTCAAGATGGAGATTTTTTGTGATACTCGGGGCCCCGATTGTCCAATCCATAAGGTCAACATCAATGCCAAATCCTTCGACTATTTATTGGGCTTCGTTCCATTCTACGGATGTTTGTTTTGAGAAATGGAAACACAATTTTAAAGCT GATGTAGGAAGCAACAAACAACCATCTAAG AATTGTATAAGGTATGCAGTACGGCAGAAGCGTGCTGACACAAAGAAAGCTCTTAAAAATCTACTCTTCAATGGGGGCTGCTCGATAACAAAGCCTGAG AAATATTTTTCGACGATTGAAGCAGACTACAGGGACCAGTTAAAcaaaaaatctcgaataaagccTGCTCGTCAAGCTCAGAGAGCTTACCACAAGAAAATGAAAC GAAAGCATCGGAGAGAGAATTCTTGTGAAGATTTTGATGAATACCCTGAGAGAATATTTGAAGCTACCAATGGGAAAAGATGCTTTGAGTGGACCTTCAAACCCTGGGAGATGGGATTTGATTGGAGAGAAAGTTCGGACTGGAGTAAGAGCACATACCAAGAACATGGTGCCAAGAGTAGGATAGAATCTGATTACGAGTCTTTCATTGTCGGAACTTATGCTGATAGGAGAATTCTTGGCTTACCAACTGCTGGCCCGTTGAAAATTGAGGATGTCAAGT TTTTCGCCAGTCAGCTTTGA
- the LOC140965023 gene encoding uncharacterized protein — protein MAAEEDIDVSALKSRLNEIQVNWNQEMKRSKSQVDALQEEITEVKAGIQGSDEDANQELNVLWHRVKTFAALLTYLKSKARIIAVPHLAYSSCGIKQLEGVGLVDKNCVPLAGWSRNIDVSSFHNIDEDTWTALSFQKGSLDEDDLVYINELLRSVQMVANVMEGLVKRVILAESETAVEKEKVTEGMEEIKKKGVQIENMSLKLEEMEQFALGTNCILNDMRQRVEDLVEETSRQRQRAAENEQELCRVKQDFQSLKSYVSTLINVRETLISSEKQFQTIEKHFERLVAKTLQLENEKSQKESEVQKLMEENVKLSALLDKKEAQLVAMNEQCKVMALNASDI, from the exons ATGGCAGCAGAAGAAGATATTGATGTGTCAGCTTTGAAATCACGGTTAAATGAAATTCAAGTTAACTGGAATCAGGAGATGAAAAGAAGCAAGTCGCAAGTGGATGCCTTGCAAGAGGAGATTACTGAGGTGAAGGCTGGTATACAAGGATCCGACGAAGATgcaaatcaagaattaaatgtTCTCTGGCATAGAGTCAAAACTTTTGCGGCATTATTGACTTACTTGAAATCAAAAGCAAGAATCATCGCGGTTCCTCATTTGGCTTATTCTTCTTGTGGTATCAAGCAATTAGAAGGTGTAGGCCTTGTTGATAAAAATTGTGTACCCCTGGCTGGCTGGTCTAGGAATATAGATGTTTCTTCTTTCCATAATATAGATGAGGATACATGGACTGCCCTTAGTTTTCAGAAGGGTTCTCTTGATGAAGATGACTTGGTCTATATCAATGAATTACTTAGAAGTGTACAAATGGTTGCTAATGTAATGGAAGGACTTGTCAAGAGAGTTATTTTGGCAGAATCTGAAACTGCAGTTGAGAAGGAAAAGGTAACAGAAGGGATGGAGGAGATAAAAAAGAAAGGTGTCCAAATTGAGAACATGTCTTTAAAATTAGAGGAAATGGAGCAGTTTGCTCTTGGAACTAACTGTATTCTGAATGATATGAGACAGAGGGTTGAAGATTTGGTTGAGGAGACTTCTAGACAAAGGCAGAGAGCTGCCGAAAATGAGCAGGAGCTTTGTCGTGTTAAGCAAGACTTTCAGTCTCTTAAATCCTATGTCAGTACTTTGATTAATGTAAGGGAGACACTTATTTCATCAGAGAAACAATTTCAGACAATTGAAAAGCATTTTGAAAG GCTTGTTGCGAAGACGCTCCAGTTGGAAAATGAGAAGAGTCAGAAGGAATCCGAAGTTCAGAAGCTGATGGAAGAGAACGTGAAACTGAGTGCTCTACTTGACAAAAAAGAGGCCCAACTCGTGGCCATGAATGAACAGTGCAAGGTCATGGCTCTCAATGCTTCCGACATATAG
- the LOC140965293 gene encoding protein WUSCHEL-like, which yields MEPQNLQNPTANDQETGKNSSFMCRQSSTRWTPTTDQIRILKELYYNNGLRSPSAEQIQRISARLRQYGKIEGKNVFYWFQNHKARERQKKRFTCDNIPAMQYRNGVWKNDEIYNKFPNVNSGSFPSSSVPSAPGLINVGSAGNFGIGSFAVEKSFRNCSITPNPNTCGSMSQNLTWIGVDPCSATYPFLEKKNCYISADLQTLEMEEEEAEYVTQEIETLPLFPIHSNIKQETDYFNGGWHHCSTDGITGLTASLELTLNSYAARFPNGP from the exons ATGGAAcctcaaaatctgcaaaatcCCACCGCAAATGATCAAGAAACGGGGAAGAACAGTAGTTTTATGTGCAGACAGAGCAGTACTAGGTGGACACCAACAACTGATCAGATAAGAATCTTGAAGGAGCTTTATTACAATAATGGACTTAGGTCTCCTTCTGCGGAGCAGATTCAGAGGATTTCTGCTAGGTTAAGACAATATGGGAAGATTGAGGGGAAGAATGTTTTCTACTGGTTTCAGAATCACAAGGCTAGAGAGAGGCAGAAGAAGAGATTCACTTGTGATAATATACCGGCCATGCAGTATAGGAATGGGGTATGGAAGAACGACgagatttataacaagtttccCAACGTGAATTCTG GTAGCTTCCCGTCTTCGTCGGTTCCTTCTGCGCCTGGTTTGATCAATGTTGGCTCTGCGGGAAACTTCGGAATTGGATCTTTTGCTGTGGAGAAAAGCTTTAGG AATTGTTCTATAACCCCGAATCCCAACACCTGCGGATCAATGAGCCAAAACTTAACATGGATCGGGGTGGATCCTTGCTCTGCGACCTACCCTTTTCTTGAGAAGAAGAACTGCTACATCAGTGCTGATCTTCAAACCCTAGAAATGGAGGAAGAAGAAGCCGAATATGTAACCCAAGAAATCGAAACCCTTCCTCTCTTCCCCATACACAGTAACATCAAACAAGAAACGGACTACTTCAATGGTGGTTGGCACCACTGCTCCACCGACGGTATCACCGGTCTTACGGCTTCTTTGGAGCTCACCCTCAACTCCTATGCGGCAAGATTTCCTAATGGtccttaa